Proteins co-encoded in one Fusarium musae strain F31 chromosome 3, whole genome shotgun sequence genomic window:
- a CDS encoding hypothetical protein (EggNog:ENOG41) — translation MANKNAKSLYEAIPECISGCFDISVANTGCAKDDYDCWCYKPNHQTIVDTLEQCLSNKERKTKKKCTEDDEFEYENSYWKICEQYWEPYGTATEPTSFPTAVSSTASGAPTTLKISTTVDTTASSEETAAADESTWTSLAPTETGDSEQAQASDEADTVIPTHSGLSPGGNAGVGVGVALGVILISIAVFLWLRERKRRRSAEEQLRIVEIEKANASEDGYYVSKGLYEMEGDRPHAEELRGCMRTPELGAAEMTKSSSVTHVGPVSPSDDDRDSSFSTRIHSWPISPERPSRQESRGLGEMTDNNTAKPAAS, via the exons ATGGCCAACAAGAATGCAAAGTCCCTCTACGAGGCTATTCCCGAATGTATTAGCGGGTGCTTCGACATCAGTGTTGCTAATACTGGCTGTGCCAAGGACGACTACGACTGCTGGTGCTACAAGCCGAATCATCAAACCATCGTTGATACATTGGAGCAATGTCTCTCAAATAAAGAAAGGAAGACGAAAAAGAAATgcactgaagatgatgaattcG AATATGAGAACAGTTATTGGAAGATCTGCGAACAATATTGGGAACCTTATGGAACAGCCACCGAGCCAACATCATTCCCAACTGCTGTATCATCTACAGCCTCAGGAGCGCCGACAACACTAAAGATCTCGACAACAGTTGACACTACTGCATCATCTGAAGAGACAGCCGCCGCGGACGAATCTACCTGGACGAGCCTTGCACCAACTGAGACTGGCGATTCCGAGCAAGCACAAGCATCTGACGAAGCAGACACAGTAATACCTACTCACAGTGGTTTATCACCAGGAGGAAACGCTGGAgtgggtgttggtgttgcactGGGAGTTATCTTGATCAGTATTGCCGTCTTCCTCTGGCTGCGTGAGAGAAAACGAAGACGCTCAGCCGAAGAACAACTCAGAATTGTTGAGATAGAGAAGGCGAACGCTTCTGAAGACGGATATTATGTTAGCAAGGGCTTGTACGAGATGGAGGGCGACCGACCTCATGCGGAGGAACTTCGTGGATGTATGAGAACGCCAGAGCTTGGTGCTGCAGAGATGACAAAATCAAGCAGTGTGACACATGTTGGACCCGTGAGTCCATCTGATGATGATAGGGATTCGTCGTTTTCGACACGGATTCACTCGTGGCCCATCTCGCCTGAGAGACCAAGTCGTCAGGAGTCGAGAGGTTTGGGCGAGATGACGGACAACAATACGGCAAAAccagctgcttcttga
- a CDS encoding hypothetical protein (EggNog:ENOG41) codes for MSRAILISGATGKQGGAVLNQLVKQKASVEILAVTRNPNSSSAQKLLKKSSNIKLVQGDLSDAATIFKNARQVTKQPIWGVFSVQSPMGQGDGAEVAQGKGLVDAALDAGAKFFVYTSVDRHGEDSLNNPTQVPHFITKHEIEKHLISRTTGTGMQWFIIRPVAFMENLTDNFLGKSFVTAWKLVVKNKPLQLVTVTDVGVAGAQAFLQPEKYAGRAVSLAGDELTLEEFEKIFKEKTARDLPYTYSLVVYPIMAMVKELGYMFKWFKDQGFCADLKALRKEYPQLTTFGTWLETESDFARK; via the exons ATGTCACGAGCAATTCTCATATCTGGTGCGACCGGAAAGCAAGGCGGTGCTGTTCTCAACCAACTCGTCAAGCAAAAGGCCAGCGTGGAGATTCTCGCCGTCACCAGAAACCccaattcttcttcagctcagaagcttctcaagaaatCTTCCAACATCAAGCTTGTACAGGGAGACTTGTCCGATGCTGCCACAATCTTCAAAAATGCCCGCCAAGTTACAAAACAGCCGATTTGGGGAGTGTTCAGTGTCCAG TCCCCTATGGGTCAAGGAGATGGTGCTGAAGTAGCCCAGGGCAAGGGTCTTGTCGATGCTGCATTGGATGCTGGGGCCAAGTTCTTTGTCTATACTTCAGTTGACCGACACGGCGAAGACTCTCTGAACAACCCAACTCAAGTTCCTCACTTTATTACAAAGCAcgagattgagaagcacTTGATCTCCCGTACCACTGGTACTGGTATGCAATGGTTTATCATTCGACCTGTGGCTTTCATGGAGAACTTGACGGACAATTTCCTGGGAAAGTCATTTGTCACGGCATGGAAGCTGGTTGTCAAGAATAAACCTCTTCAACTCGTCACAGTGACCGATGTGGGCGTCGCTGGCGCACAAGCTTTCCTTCAGCCTGAGAAATATGCCGGCCGTGCTGTGTCACTTGCAGGTGACGAACTGACGCTCGAGGAATTCGAAAAAatcttcaaggagaagacTGCCCGCGATCTCCCATACACCTATAGTCTTGTTGTCTACCCAATCATGGCGATGGTCAAGGAGTTGGGTTATATGTTCAAGTGGTTCAAGGACCAGGGTTTCTGTGCGGACTTGAAGGCGCTGAGAAAGGAGTATCCCCAGTTGACGACATTCGGAACTTGGCTTGAGACAGAAAGCGACTTTGCTCGCAAATAG
- a CDS encoding hypothetical protein (EggNog:ENOG41), producing MSWLPKNLYPEGSGIDSKTIEDIVVQDIIKHEMTRREQLDLATALTVMLVAEAADETTTSYEYDDDEEYEGRKVVHEVQVEQQQQEEEEEEDEEEEEEEEEEEEEEEDDEYYDEYDSTEDGLYDAFDDVSSYGSLRFLVLDMPVENAEPELITRKRALSREETPCPSSRNPAKRQKMDPSAVSEPPKPQASETQEPASPSVRPEWQQYGGKEIPKSLIPRIVRSALLGTPLHALHPEAQSFLMAINFDLPGSKELACAVIDMGLRFSKTATRSEYNIVFKELVESHGRVAMYNSAHNNFEAQHKLFWNKVKKHTGKPVPPERLVEHDARKRRQLAENRARSRALLAEQNAKKLALQKKLKEEFAKKMSEGEAKKLPLDERVKKWLKEIVPVQKK from the exons ATGTCGTGGCTACCGAAAAACCTGTATCCGGAAGGCTCGGGAATTGACTCAAAGACGATCGAGGATATCGTCGTCCAGGACATTATCAAGCACGAGATGACCCGAAGAGAGCAGCTTGATCTCGCAACGGCTCTTACAGTTATGCTTgtggctgaggctgctgatgaAACAACGACAAGC TACGAatatgatgacgatgaagagtaTGAGGGAAGAAAGGTAGTACATGAAGTTCAAGtcgaacaacaacaacaagaagaagaagaagaagaagacgaagaggaggaggaggaagaagaagaggaggaggaagaagaggaagatgatgagtatTATGATGAGTACGATTCAACGGAGGATGGTTTATATGACGCATTTGACGACGTGAGCTCATATGGTTCTCTGCGctttcttgttctcgacaTGCCTGTTGAGAATGCGGAACCGGAGCTCATCACCAGAAAGCGAGCTTTGTCTCGCGAAGAAACGCCATGTCCTTCGTCAAGGAACCCGGCCAAACGACAGAAGATGGATCCATCCGCAGTATCAGAACCACCCAAACCACAGGCTTCAGAAACGCAAGAACCGGCATCTCCTTCAGTCCGACCTGAGTGGCAACAATACGGCGGAAAGGAGATACCCAAATCACTCATCCCTAGAATCGTCCGGTCAGCTCTCCTAGGCACTCCTCTGCACGCACTTCATCCCGAGGCACAATCGTTTCTCATGGCAATCAATTTCGACCTACCTGGCTCCAAGGAACTGGCATGCGCCGTCATCGACATGGGCCTCCGATTCTCAAAGACAGCTACGAGGAGTGAGTACAACATTGTATTCAAGGAACTGGTCGAAAGCCACGGCCGGGTCGCGATGTACAATAGTGCTCATAACAACTTCGAGGCGCAGCATAAGCTTTTCTggaacaaggtcaagaagcatACTGGCAAGCCTGTGCCTCCTGAGCGATTAGTAGAGCATGACGCGAGAAAACGGAGACAATTAGCTGAAAATCGCGCCAGAAGTAGGGCTTTACTTGCGGAGCAGAACGCGAAGAAACTGGCTCtgcagaagaagttgaaagaGGAGTTTGCGAAGAAAATGAGCGAAGGGGAGGCCAAGAAGTTACCTCTGGATGAGAGAGTCAAGAAGTGGCTGAAGGAGATTGTCCCGGTTCAGAAGAAATAG
- a CDS encoding hypothetical protein (MEROPS:MER0033242~CAZy:CE10), whose amino-acid sequence MPSFKARILSWIVWWWLKSTWSSAEGINNRIAKERLRPERVPPKHLYKEFAVEEYKRKGHIANYAVYIVSPKTETPTRGRILYLHGGGFVFDITPQHWELVAQLARRLNATVTVPIYPLGPETSLMKMYEFVQPLHDELASAPDRTPFWIVGDSAGGTMALVLTQNAKLAGIQTAQRIVPITPCTDSSLVNPELHNAALKDPWLDVPGIAEITRLICPEMDTQHPNVSPIYGDLRLPPMLVFAAGLDLLTPDTKKMVEMAKEQGTKVELVYGEGMIHVWPILPIQEGRQAVDKMVEWLGIS is encoded by the coding sequence ATGCCCAGCTTCAAAGCCCGCATCCTCAGCTGGATCGTCTGGTGGTGGTTAAAGAGCACCTGGAGTTCAGCAGAGGGCATCAACAACCGCATCGCCAAGGAGCGTCTTCGTCCCGAGCGTGTACCTCCCAAGCACCTCTACAAAGAGTTCGCCGTTGAGGAGTATAAGAGAAAGGGCCACATCGCGAATTATGCCGTTTACATAGTCTCTCCCAAGACAGAGACGCCGACTCGCGGTCGAATCTTGTATCTCCACGGCGGTGGCTTCGTCTTTGATATCACGCCCCAGCACTGGGAGCTGGTGGCTCAGCTTGCGAGGCGTCTGAATGCTACTGTTACCGTACCGATATACCCGCTTGGCCCTGAGACGTCGCTTATGAAGATGTATGAGTTCGTGCAGCCGCTCCACGATGAACTCGCATCGGCACCAGATCGGACGCCGTTTTGGATTGTGGGTGATTCAGCTGGAGGAACCATGGCTCTTGTCCTTACGCAAAATGCAAAATTGGCTGGTATACAGACTGCGCAGAGAATTGTGCCCATCACGCCTTGCACTGATTCCAGTCTTGTCAACCCTGAACTCCACAATGCAGCGCTCAAGGATCCATGGCTCGACGTCCCTGGCATCGCCGAGATCACAAGACTCATCTGTCCAGAGATGGATACTCAGCATCCCAATGTTAGTCCCATATATGGAGATCTGAGACTACCgccgatgttggtgtttgcAGCTGGCTTAGATCTCTTGACGCCTGATACCAAAAAGATGGTCGAGATGGCCAAGGAGCAGGGCACAAAGGTCGAGCTTGTGTATGGAGAGGGCATGATACACGTTTGGCCTATTCTACCAATTCAAGAGGGAAGGCAAGCCGTGGACAAGATGGTCGAATGGTTGGGAATCAGTTGA
- a CDS encoding hypothetical protein (EggNog:ENOG41), with product MPGNRDTIIQLLERLKEEKHPGAQTLKDYINETSNLKDVMMAVVKDIVAAKNDLGLTGGRAAGLNACREELCYAFDKHCCTTEDGYDRLYHPRFTCRIQTFKVLAAEEQVEVVLRIPLHEYNDSPHVLEPGKCEVSLIVKEN from the exons ATGCCTGGAAACCGAGACACTATCATCCAGCTCCTCGAGCGTCTCAAAGAGGAGAAGCACCCTGGTGCCCAGACCCTGAAG GACTACATCAACGAGACCTCCAACCTCAAGGACGTCATGATGGCGGTTGTTAAGGACATCGTCGCCGCGAAGAATGATCTCGGTCTCACCGGTGGCCGTGCTGCCGGACTCAACGCTTGCCGCGAGGAACTCTGCTACGCCTTC GACAAGCACTGCTGCACCACCGAGGATGGCTACGACCGTCTCTACCACCCTCGATTCACCTGCCGCATCCAGACCTTCAAGGTTCTTGCTGCCGAGGAACAGGTCGAGGTCGTTCTCCGAATCCCGCTTCACGAGTACAACGACTCCCCCCATGTCCTCGAGCCTGGCAAGTGCGAGGTCTCCCTCATCGTGAAGGAGAACTAG
- a CDS encoding hypothetical protein (EggNog:ENOG41~BUSCO:EOG092624RX): MSAALFRSRAAVSGTRIASSARPVIPRSQLVQRRNASSSSSAGDGAALKLALYGTVGAAALYGSYLYATDTRAFFHRWVVPPFIRWAFPDAEDAHHAGTVALKMTYEFNLHPRERDTTLDSPELAVNVFGTEVSNPIGISAGLDKDAEIPDVLFELGAGVVEVGGCTPLPQEGNPKPRVFRVRSLDGMVNRYGLNSRGADDMAIRLRDRLRRFARSLGVTEKDVLNGEANVPPGSLRKGRLLAVQIAKNKETDERDEKAIADDYVYCVRRLARYADVLVVNVSSPNTPGLRDLQATEPLTRLLSAVVDEAAKTDRKQRPKVMVKVSPDEDEDTQMEGIVEAVHRSGVDGVIVGNTTKRRDGLVPEGIKLTAQEQKNLMETGGYSGPAMYSRTLDLVRRYRKLLDSRSFAATTGSPQKVIFATGGITNGEQARNILNAGASVAMIYTAMTYGGAGTVTRIKRELKDGGKN; this comes from the coding sequence ATGTCTGCCGCTCTCTTCAGATCACGAGCTGCCGTCTCCGGCACCCGAATTGCCTCCTCCGCCCGTCCTGTCATTCCTAGGTCACAGCTCGTCCAGCGCCGCAAcgcatcatcttcctcttcggccGGTGACGGAGCTGCTCTCAAGCTTGCTCTCTACGGCactgttggtgctgctgctctATACGGCTCATACCTCTATGCCACCGACACCCGAGCTTTCTTCCACCGTTGGGTTGTTCCGCCATTCATTCGCTGGGCTTTCCCTGACGCCGAGGACGCTCATCATGCCGGTACCGTAGCGCTGAAGATGACTTATGAGTTTAACCTTCACCCTCGAGAGCGCGACACGACCCTCGACTCCCCTGAGCTCGCCGTCAATGTATTTGGAACCGAAGTGTCGAACCCAATTGGAATCTCTGCGGGTCTTGACAAGGATGCTGAGATCCCAGATGTActctttgagcttggagctGGTGTCGTTGAGGTTGGAGGCTGcactcctcttcctcaagaggGCAACCCTAAGCCTCGAGTTTTCCGTGTTCGCAGCCTTGATGGCATGGTGAACCGATATGGTCTGAACTCTCGCGGAGCCGACGACATGGCTATTCGACTTAGGGATAGACTTCGACGATTCGCTCGATCTCTTGGTGTGACTGAGAAGGATGTTCTCAATGGAGAGGCCAATGTTCCTCCTGGAAGTCTGCGCAAGGGCCGTCTTTTGGCTGTTCAGatcgccaagaacaaggagacGGATGAACGGGATGAGAAGGCCATTGCCGATGACTACGTATACTGCGTGCGAAGACTAGCTCGCTACGCTGATGTTCTGGTCGTCAATGTTAGCAGCCCTAACACACCTGGTCTGCGTGACCTTCAAGCTACTGAGCCCTTGACAAGGCTCCTCAGCGCTGTAGTTGACGAGGCTGCCAAGACTGACCGAAAACAAAGGCCCAAGGTCATGGTCAAGGTGTCacctgatgaggatgaggatactCAAATGGAGGGTATCGTTGAGGCTGTTCACCGAAGTGGTGTTGACGGAGTCATTGTGGGCAACACGACCAAGAGACGAGATGGTCTTGTTCCTGAGGGTATTAAGCTCACTGCTCAGGAGCAAAAGAACCTCATGGAGACTGGTGGCTACTCGGGCCCTGCTATGTACAGCCGAACACTCGATCTTGTTCGACGATACCGCAAGTTGCTAGACTCGCGTTCTTTCGCAGCAACGACTGGATCGCCACAAAAGGTCATCTTTGCTACAGGAGGCATCACCAATGGCGAGCAGGCACGCAACATTCTCAACGCTGGCGCGAGCGTAGCCATGATCTACACAGCGATGACATATGGTGGTGCGGGTACTGTGACCAGGATCAAGCGGGAGTTAAAAGATGGTGGAAAGAATTAG
- a CDS encoding hypothetical protein (EggNog:ENOG41) — protein MSKAQQLKDEGNSRFKVGDYFGADSLYSKAIIADPKNPLLYTNRAMARLKLELWDSVVADCEACVQLAPNNMKARYYLAQAQIALRDYDAAVKSALHAHKLCVETGDRSLAAVTDLVLRCKKERWDDLEKKRVRESRDLEREILELLAKDKEAMLAETDDDAMVRQEIEEESAAKIQRMREIFERARADGEKKREVPDWAIDDISFGFMVDPVMTKTGKSYERASIMEHLNRHHSDPLTREPLVPAELRPNLALKQACEEFLEHNGWAADW, from the exons ATGTCTAAGGCGCAACAGCTCAAGGATGAAGGGAACAGCCGTTTCAAGGTCGGGGACTACTTTGGCGCCGACAGCCTCTACTCCAAAGC CATCATCGCCGACCCCAAAAACCCACTGCTCTACACTAATCGCGCCATGGCCCGTCTTAAGCTTGAGTTATGGGACTCAGTGGTCGCCGACTGCGAAGCTTGTGTGCAGCTAGCGCCTAACAACATGAAGGCCCGGTACTACCTTGCGCAAGCACAGATCGCTCTTCGTGATTATGACGCTGCGGTCAAGAGCGCTCTGCATGCGCACAAGCTGTGCGTTGAAACGGGAGACCGTTCACTTGCTGCTGTGACGGATCTCGTTCTTCGCTGCAAGAAAGAGCGCTGGGATGATCTCGAGAAAAAGCGTGTTCGCGAATCACGGGATCTTGAAAGGGAGATACTTGAATTATTGGCCAAGGACAAAGAGGCTATGCTGGCAgagactgatgatgatgccatgGTGAGGCAAGaaatcgaggaggagagcgCTGCCAAGATTCAGCGGATGAGGGAGATCTTTGAGAGAGCAAGGGCAGAtggtgagaagaagagagaggttCCAGACTGGGCCATTGACGATATCAGCTTTGGTTTCATGGTCGATCCCGTCATG ACCAAGACTGGAAAGTCATACGAGCGCGCGTCGATCATGGAGCACCTGAATAGGCATCATAGTGACCCTCTCACGCGCGAGCCACTTGTCCCTGCTGAGCTACGGCCAAACCTTGCACTGAAGCAAGCCTGCGAGGAGTTCCTCGAGCACAACGGTTGGGCTGCTGATTggtag